One Metamycoplasma gateae genomic window, CAACTAAAGTTTTAATTCCTTCTTCGTTGTTAACTTCGGTTAAACCTAAAACATCAAATTTTTCTTTGTTTGCTAATAGTGCAATTCTTTTTGTTTTTTTACTTTGGTGTTCTGTATCACCTGTGAAATTAAGAATATTTCAATGTCCTCATTTAACAACATTTGAGTTAGCTTTTTCTTCTTCGGTTTCTTTGTTGGGTGTATCTGTTGAAGAACTATCATCATTTTCATCATTGTTTCCACTATTTTCAGAAGAAGCATCACCTGCGTTGTTGTTTTCGTTTTCGGTGCTTTCATCATTTCCGGAAGAGGAATTATCTCCATCGGTCTTTTCAGTTTCATTTTCTTTACCCGACGAATTTGATGAATTAGAATCGCCTTCAGTTTTGTCGTTATCAGTTTCGTTATTTTCTTTTTCTGAATCAGAGGTTTCTTTGTTGTTCTCATCACCTTCTTTTTCTTCTTGTTTATTTTTTTCATCTGTAGTATTATCTTCTGCTCCGGGTTGTTTGTCATTTGAATTAGTTTTCTTTAATTCATTTACTTTATTTAAGAATTCATCATATTTTTCATTTAGTTTATTTAATAAATCTGCATATGATTTTTCTAAATCGGATGTGAATGTTTTTTCTACTTCACTAAATGAATTAATAGAAGTCACAACCTTGTTTAATTCTTCTTCTATTTTAGAGTTATTTTCTGTATTAAACTCTCAAAGTAGCCCTAAAACTTGATTAAGTCTTTGTTCATATTTAGCCTTATTTTCTATTGTTTTTTTATTTTTATCAACACAACTTAGTGCTAAAAAAGGTAGGGATACTATAGGGGTTAAAGATAATAATAATATTATTTTACTTGATTTTTTCATATCCATATATTACTATAAAACCAAATAATATATTATAAATATATTAAAAAATAGATTTTAATTCATAACTTAATTAAATAAAAAGCACTAGTTTGTTAGTACTTTTATTTCTTTAAAGATTTTTTTGTATCATATCCTAAATCAAATAATAAATTCTGTAAATCTGCCGCTTTTCTAAAATCTTGTGCTCTCGCGGCTTCTTTCATTTCGTTTACTAAATCCTCGATATAATCCTTATTTGCTTTTAATTTTAATTTTTTATTGAATTTAGTTTTTAACACTAAATTAGCATCAATTTTAGGTATTGGTTTAACAATTGTTTTTGGAATAATATCATTTTCTTCATTGTATTTTTTTTGAATGCTTCTTTTCATTATATTATCATCAATTGTTTGTTGCATTGAATCAGTAATAACGTCAGCAAAGAAAATAACTTTTCCATGGTCATTACGAGCTGCTCTACCCACAATTTGAATTAAAGACCTTTTATTTCTACTAAATCCAGGTGTATCAGCGTCTAAAACTAATATTAAACTTACCTCAGGTAAATCAATTCCTTCTCTTAATAAATTTATTCCAATAACGACATCATATTTTCCCATTCTCAGTCCAGTTAGAACTGCATTTCTTTCGAACACTTCAAATTCCTCGTGAATATACGCTGAATTTATTTTATGTTCTTTTAAATACTTCGAAAGTTCTTCAGCACTGCTTTTTGTTGTTGTTAATATTAATGATCTTTCGTTATTTTTTATTTGTTCTTTAATAAGATCGTGGATAACAGCAATTTGATTTTCCTTTGGCTTTATTTGAATAATTGGGTCCAAAAGTCCTGTCGGACGAATATATTGAGTTGTAATTTCTCCATCAGTAAGATCTAATTCTTTGTCTCCTGGCGTTGCTGATAAATAGATTCTTTGTAAATTTATGTCATCAAATTCTTCAAATTTTAAAGGTCTATTATCTAATGATGATGGTAATCTAAAACCGTATTCAACTAAATTGTTTTTTCTTGAAAAATCTCCATTATACATACCCTCAATTTGTGGTAGCATTAAATGACTTTCATCAACAAAAATAATTGCATCTTTAGGTAGATAATCAAAAAGGGTATATGGTTTTTCACCAGGTTTTCTGCCATCTATATATCTAGCATAATTTTCCATACCCTTTGTGTGACCGAATTCTCGAATAGAATCAATGTCAGCAGATATTCTTTCTTCAATTCTTTGACTTTCAATTAACTTATTATTTTTTCTAAAAAAATCTATTTGTTCATTTAATTCAACCTGAATTTCTTCACAAATTTTTTCCATATTTGCCTGGTTAATTAGAAAGTTTGTACATGGATATATTATGATTTCCTCCAATGTTTGAAGAACTTCTTTTGTGATTGGATTAATTAAAGTTATTTTTTCAATACTGTCATCTAACAATTCGATTCTAATTAATGAATTAAATTTATAACCGGGTGAAATAGTTATAACATCACCCACAGCCTTAAACTCACCACTTTCGATTTCGGGGAAAAATCCTTTATTCACATATCTCATTTTTACAAGTTGGTTTAATATATTTTTTTTCTTTTCTTTTAAACCAGTTTTTAATAAAAGATAATGTTTTCTATATTCATTAGGGTTAAATGCACCATAAATTGAAGCGACTGAAGCAACTACAATTGTATCCCTTCTACTTATTAAAGAATTGATAGTTGATATTCTCATAGCTTCAATTTCCTTATTTATCATTGATGTCTTTTCAATAAATAAATCTGTTGAAGGAAGGTAAGCTTCAGGGCGATAATAATCGAAATATGAAATAAAATATTCAACCTTATTTTCAGGAAATAATTCCTTTAATTCTTGGTAAATTTGACTGGCTAAAGTTTTGTTATGACTTATTACTATTGCAGGTCTATTTGATTCTTTGATTACATTGGCTAAAGTAAATGTTTTTCCTGAACCAGTAACACCTAATAAAACTTGGTGTTTTTTACCTTCCTTTAATCCAACAACTAGGTTTTTAATTGCCTGTGGTTGATCTCCTGATGGTTTGAAATTTGAAAAAAGTTTAAAATTGTTCATTAACTAATTATAATATGCTTATTTTTATAAAATAAGAAAAATAAGTTTTGTGGTAAAATAATAAGCAATTATGAAAAGAAATAAAAGAATATTATTAACATTAGCTTCAACTATCGTTCCGGTATCAACTGCGGCAATCGTTGTATCATGTGGTTCGGGCGAAAGTTATAATGAATATGCAAAAGATTTTGTTTTAGGAACAGCCGGTAGAGAAAACTATAATAAAGAAACAAAAACATTAGATTTAAGTAAAACTGAAATTAGATTTATTCCTCAAGGTGCTTTTTCAGCTCCAGCATTGTATGCTCTGTTTGTAAAAGGTAGTGCAGCGGCTAATCCGAATCCTCAATTTTTAGCTCCAGATGGTATCTTTGATATTAAAAAAAGAAGTATTAATATTGATAAAATAATACTTCCAGCTTCTTTAGAAGTTATTGAAAAAGGTGCTTTTTCAGACCTAGGATTAAAAGAAGTTCAATTTGATATTTCTTCAGATAAATTAACTAAAATTGATGCAGAGGCATTTGCAAATAACAGAATTTCAACTTTAACTCTTCCAACATCAATAAAAGAAATCGAAGAAAAGGCTTTCCTAAATAATCAATTAACTTCAGTCAATTTAGAAGCATTAACAAACCTTAAAAAATTAAGTGTGGGGGTTTTTGCAAAAAATAAATTAACTGAACTAAATTTAACTAATATAAACACAATTGAAGAATCAGCATTAGCGCTGAACGAATTTAAAAATTTAGAATTACATAAAGATCTATCTCGTGTTTCAGAAAAAACATTTTTCTTTATCGGAACCGTAACTGTTGAACCAGTATCTCTTTCTGTTTTAAACGCTTCAGTAAAAGAATTTCTAAAACAACAATTAGTAAATAATGATAAATTAAATTATTCGATAGTAGAATAAAATAAAGTTGGTATTTCTACCAACTCCCAAAGAGAAAGTTCAAGTGCAACATAATGCCTTGGGCTTTTTTTATTATACATTTTATTTTTTTAAAATTAATAAATCAAAAAAAGTAAATAGAAAATATTCATTTTTTCAAATGAAGATAAGCATAATTTTATTATGTTAATTTTTGTTAATAATAATTATTTAATATATTCTAAATAGGTTTGTAATGGTGTCTTCCAATTTAATATTTCCCGCGTCATATTATTTATTTGGTTAACAACTGAGTCAAGTTTTTCTTGAGTTATAGTATTAAAGTTAAAACCTTTTTTGAATTCTCTTCTCAAAATTCCATTTCAATGTTCATTTGAGCCTCTTTGAAAAGATGCATAAGGTTCAGCTCTATAAATCTTTATATTTAATCATCTGGCTAAAATACCTATTTTTTCAAATTCAATACCATTGTCCACTGTTATTGTTTTTACTTCTAATTCATTATCTCTTATAATCTTTTTTAACTCTGAATTAATTATATTTGGTGATTTGCTTTGTATTATTTTTGCAAATCCTATTCTTGTTTTTCTTTCAGTTAAAGTTAAAAACATTATTATATCCATTGGCTCTTTTCCTAAAACTAGATCTGCTTCTCAGTGTCCAAATTCAAGTCTTAAATCTATAGATTTAGGTCTAGTTCATATTGGAAAAACATAATCAGCAGATTTTACAAGCCGTTTTATTACGGATGCTGTTCTTTTACCACCCTTTTTATAATATTGTCTTAATTTATCGTACTTTTTTATAACTCAATTATTAGTGTTTATTCAATTAAAAACCGTTCTTAAAGAAGGACAACAGTGTTTTGTGCTAGTTTTTATAAAATTATATGTTGACTTTATACCAAAAAACTTTTTGTCATATTTTTGTAAAAAAGCGTTAGAAAAATTTTTGAATTTTTGGTTATCCACGAATTTAAAATAATACTTATGTCTTGATCTTTCTCTTGTTTTTAAACTAGCGTGTTTAAATTCATAAGTTCCGAAACTATTTGTATTCCTCTTTATTTCTCTACTTAGGGTTGAAACACTTCGCTCGATTAATCTCGAAATCCTACGAAGAGAATAATTTAACTTTAAATAATTTTCAATAATTATTCTTTCATTATCTGTTAAATGGTTATATTTTTTTATTGTATAATTCATATGAGTTCCGTTCGTTCCAATGGAACTTTTTCTTTCTTAATTAATATAAAAAATTCAAGTTCCACATCTAAATTTTACTTTAAACGTGTTGCACTTGAATTTTCAATTTAGGAGTTGGTATTTCTACCAACTTTTTATTATTTTTCATCTATTATGTATTCAGTAAAATTAGATAAATCTTCCATTTTAAATACATGTAAAGAAACTAATGATTTTTTAAATCAAGGTATATTCTTAATGTGTTGTAAGGCTTTTGTTATTTGTAACAAATTATTTATTGATCTTGAGAAATAAAAACTATTTGAAAGTCAATGAAATCCATAATGTCTTAATATATCTCTTACATCTTCATAGGCTTGCTTATAATTATCTTCACCTTTTCCGTATTCTCTAATTAGTATTTCTTTTTTTAAATAAAAAACCAATCCGTACATCATTACCTCCATACATTTTAATTTTAATTTCTTTTTTAATTATATCATATTTAGTAATCTAATTGGGTTTGGATAAGAACCGCCTAGATAAAATTTAGAATAAATTATTTTTTATTTTAAATAAATTAATATAATTTTAAATACATATATATAACATTTTTAAAGGATTTTTATGGCAAAAGAAACAGTAAAAAAATCAAAAGATACTGAAAATTTAAAGAAAAAAATTACTAAAGATTTTGAAAAAACTGGAACTATTAAATCAAAAGATTTAAATAAACTAGTTCAAGATTTTAAAAATTCAAAAAAATAGATTTATTAATATTAAAAAAGTTCAAGATGCTTGAACTTTTTTAATTAATCTATTAGTTTTTTAGCTTCTGTTAAATTAACACTAAAGAATGTTGTGACTCCTCTTTTTTGCATTGTAGCTCCATAAAGTTTATCAACTCTTTCCATTGTACCTTGACGGTGTGTAATAACTAAGAATTGTGTATTTTCTTTTAAACTTTGTAAGAACTCAGCAAAACGAATAACATTAGCTTCGTCAAGTGCTGCCTCAACCTCGTCTAGGATACATAATGGAAGAGGTTTTGCCTTTAATAATGAGAATAATAACGAAATAGCAATTAAAGCTTTTTCTCCACCAGAAAATAGTTTTAAATTCTTAATAGATTTTCCTGGTGGCTGAGCCATTACATCAATACCACTTTCTAATAAGTTATCAGGATCGGTGTATCTAATTTCAGCCATACCCCCACCGAACATTTTTGAAAATACATATTTAAATTCATTATTTGCAAGCGAAACAGTATTTGTGATTCTTTCAATAATTATCTTATCCATTTCACTAATAACTTCTTCGATTGTATTTTTTGCATCAATTATGTCTTTTTCTTGTTTCTTAACTTCGTTGTATCTATCTTCTGTTTCTTTTAATTGTTCAATAGAATCAATATTTACATGACCTAAATCTTTAATGTCATTTTTTAAATCTGAAACAAGTTTTCTTGCAACCTCAAAATCAATTTCAGGATTATAGAATTCTCTAGCAGTTTCAAATAACATATTATATTGTTCAGATAATCTTTGTTTAGCATAATTAATTGCCGATTCTGCTTTAGCTTTTTGAGCTATTTTTTCAGAATTTTCAGTAATCAAAATATTTAAATCATTATTTGAATCACCTTTTTTAGCATTTGCGTCTGCAAATTCTTTTTTTGCAACTTGTAGCAACTCGTTTTGTGATGTTCTTTTTGCAACAAGATTACTTCTTTCTAATACTAATTTTTGAATTTCAAATGCAATATCAACTGTATCTAAATTTTCGATTTTTTCATTCGAAATATTTTCATATTTAATTCTTAGTTCATCGAATCTATGAATGTTTTCATCTAAGTTCATTTTTTGTTTAGAAACATCTAAGCTTAGATTCGAAAATAAATTGCCTAAATTATCTGATTTTTGTTTAATCTCAATTTCTTTTGATTTAAGTTCTGCTATTTTTTGTAATATTGCAGGTTTAATTATTTCAAGTTGTTTAATTTGTTCATCTAATCCAAATGTCGATGTATGTTCATTTTTTTGACCACCACTTAAAACACCACCAACTCTTATGATATCTCCTTCTAGAGTAACTACCATGTATCTTTTTTCTAATAATTGTGAAAGTTTATTTGCGTTTTCAATTGTGTCAGTAACTAAAATATTTCCTAGTAAGAATCTCTTTAATACATCAAATTCTCTTTCTGTTGAAACAAGTTCAGAAGCAACTCCTAAAAATCCTTTTTGTGTTTGAGCTACAACAATATGTTGTTCTAAAACATATTTTGGAGAAACTGATGAAAGAGGTATAAAAGTTGCTCTACCACCGTTATTACTTTTTAAGAATTCAATCGCCTTAACTGCAGTTTCTGGCGTGTCTACAACTACGTGTTGTAATGCTCCTGCTAATATTGTTTCTATTGCTAAAGCGTATTTAGTATTTACACTAATTAATTCAGATACTAATGCTCTATATCCTTTAAATAGTCCAGAATTCTCAACTATATTTTTTGTCCCTTTTTGTAAATTAGTTTTACCGTGTTTTACTTCTTGTATAAAATCCAATTTTGAATTTATTTTTTGTAGCTTACTATTTTCTATTTCTAGTTCGTTTTTAATATCGTTTTTTAAGGCTGATAAATCAAGAATTGTCTTATTAATTGATTCAATTTCTTGTTTTTGTTTTTGAATAAATTCTTTTGCTAGTAAAATCTTTGTGTTTAATTCACTTAGTTCTTCTTTAATTGCTTCTTTTTTTTGTGCATTATCAACTTCTAAAGTTCCATTAATAACCATTTCACGTTGTTTTGATTCTTTGGCCGATCTTATTTCAAGATCATTAATTTCAGTATTAATTTCTTCAATTCTAGAAGTTAATTTTGATATTGTTGCATCTAGCTCAACCATTAAATCATTTTTTTGGTTGCAAATATCTGTATAAAGTTTAATTTTAATTTCTAAATCTTCTTTTTGTTGTTTATAAATTAATGATTCATTATTTAGTTTTTCTAATGATTCAGAATATGCCATAAAATCATGAACCAATAATGAAACTTCTACTTCTTTTAATTGCTCACTCTTTAACTTAAAAATTTTTGCTTTTTCAGCTTGTTTTTGAAGAGGTTTGATTTGTTTTTCCAACTCTTGAACTACAATTGCTATTTGTTCTAAAGCTTCCTGAGTTCTTTCTAATTTTCTCATTGCTTCTGTCTTTTTTGAACGATACATTGAAGTACCTGAAGCTTCTTCAAAAATCTCACGACGTCTTTCGGGAGTTGCTTCTGCTATATCAGATATTGTTCCTTGTCCAATGATGGCTAGTGATGATTTGGAAATACCACTTTGCATAGCAATTTCTTTAATATCTTTTTGTCTCGCTATCTCTCCATTAATATAGTATTCATTTGATCCCTTACCACGATTTAATACACGCGAAATAGTAAAATAATCATGTGGGATACTTACAGCTCTATCTCTATTATCAAAAGTTAAAATAACTTCTGCTCTATTCATTTCTTTTTCAGTTTTTGATCCTGCAAAAATTACATCCTCCATGTTATCACCACGAAGAACTTTTGAACTTGTTTCACCTAACACCCATCTAATGGCGTCGTTAATATTTGATTTACCCGAACCATTTGGTCCTATTATAGCAACAACACCACCATCGAATTTTAAACTTACTTTATCTGCAAAAGATTTAAAACCGTGCGCTTCAACTTGAATTAATTTCATTTTTTTCCTTTCTTAAAAAAATAACCAATTTAATATTGACTAAACATTACTATAATGATAATAAAATTTTTGTTTTTTAAATTAAAATACACACTAATAGTGTGTAGTGTCTAAAAATATTTATTTATATCAAAATCATTAACATCTTTTTTTGATATATCTAAAAAGTGTTCACTGTAATAAGTATATATTTTATTTTCAAATTCAATATCTAATTCAAAAAGATATGAGCCATTTTTATACTTATTTTTATCAACTAAAAATTGAATCTTATGGTACTCTTGTGGATCGAACAAACCTTTATCAACAATTGTTGAAGCATTTTTATCCTTATGAAGGATTCTATAATGAATTTTGTTTTTTATTAGACTGTAATTCTTTAATAAAAAACTGAAGCTAATATAATAATTTTCCTCAAAATTAGTATTTTCTAAACTTAAATTTAAATTATGGTTATTAAATAATTTATTATTTGGTTTTTCAAAGAAAATAGAAAACTTATTTGAAGTATAAAAATCAATTTTAGACAAATTAGAAAAAATAAAACTTTTGTCTTCATTTCCACGATAATATGATTTTATTAAAATATAACCACTTGTATTTAAGATGCTTTTATCTAATTTTAATTCTTTTTTAAGAACTGATTTCAAAAGAAGATTAGCTTTATTTGTATTATCTTTATCAAAAGGTTTATCTGAATAATAAACATCATACATTATATGATTATCAGATGTATTATGAATATTAAAATCATAAACTGTTTTAAATGGTATATGGAAACCATATTCATCATAGTGAGATTGATCTATAAAAATTGTTGAACCTATTTGTTGGTCAATTTTTAGATTGTTTTTTAAGGTTTTAACTCATCAATTTTTTTCAATTTGTTTTTCTATATCTTTAAGTTTTTGAATATATACATCAACATTATCACTATCTATATGATTAAATGCTAGATCTATTTCTTTTTCTAATTCTTTAAATTTATTTCTTAAGCTAGTTTTTAGACTATACATTTTTTCACTTTTTGAAAACATGTATGTTCCTAATTTAGCTCTTAGAAAAGTTTTATATCTTCATAAATCAACTAAATTTTTGTTGGTTTTTTCAAAAAACTGTAATTTTTTATTTGATGAATTTTTAAAATCTATATTAACTGGTAATTTAAGATAATTTTCATCTTTAATTCCTTCAGCATCAAAATAAATTACATCTTTTAACATATCAAATCTTATGTTTGAAATCGTGATGATACTATCAAATTCATTGGTATTTATAATATCTTTTAATTTAATTTTTGTTTCAATGGTTTTATTGCCTTTTATATCTATTAAATCTAGTACCATTTCTCCATTACTATTTTTATAAAATAAGTACAATATACCATTATGATCATATGTTCTATGAAATACACTATTTAACTCGATTAATGGTGCTATTTTGTCTTGATCATCTAGGATTTTGTTTCCTGCTTTTACAATTTGTAATTTGTTTGAATTAGATTTAACTTTGTATAAGAAATTAACATTATTGTAATTTGAATCTAATCTTCTATTAGTAATCATATATCAATAGCCATTACTATAGAAATATCTACTAAATTTTTCGCCTCATTTTGTATTTGAGGTTATTGGTAAAAAACTTTCATCATAATTGCTTACTTTTGAATACTCATTATTTTTAAACATAAAATCTCATGGTAAGTATCTTATTAAATCATAACCTGTTTCAATGCTACTTGCGTTTCCAATTATAGGATTTACAAAAGTATTAGTGTATTTTCTTGTATCCTTATGAATAAAAATGTCTTTATTTTTTTCAGCACTTTCTCTACCGTCGTCTGCATGAGTACCATCAACTCTATGTCATTTTTTGTTATTTTGTCCAGCGGGATCAAAATAGACTAAAGCATACTGATGTTCCATATCTCCAGATTGTTTTGGAATTGCATGAACACCTGATAGCTGTAATAATAACGCAATGGAAGTTCCATATTGTTGGCAAACGGCCTTTCTTGTATTTATTGATGCCTGCAAATCAGAAAAAGCTAAAAGGTCATCATAAACAAAATAGTCGCAAACATAGCGAACAATGGCATAAACCTTATCAAGATCGGACATATCGTTTGAAATTTGGGCTAACCCGTTTTTTATAAAATGAAGTAAATTTTCTTTATCAATTCCTTCATTAATTCAATCTAATTTAATTGTTGAAGGAAATTTCTCAATTGTTTTTAATCTAATAAACTGATCTTGATAGGTTTTGGAATTTATGTTGGTTAAATCTTGATTGCCATCGGCTGTTTCTGTTTCAAAATAAATTGATTTTAAACTAAATTCAACATATAAATAATCAGGCCAACTTTCCCTATATCACTCCAATAATGCCTTAGTCATATTTCTTGCGTTGAAATTTAATTTTGAAACTTCAAAAGCATAATATTCATTTGAACTAACTAGTTTATTTAAAAGTTCTTTTAATTCTTTTATTTCTTCTAAATCATCACCTATCTTTGAACTTCTTTTGCTTAAAATTATTTTCTTTTGGTTTGTTTCGTTAAAAAATACACTATTGTTTTCATAATTTTGAACCTTTGATCAATCTAGGCCATCAGCATTTCTTCTTTCATTTGTTTCAGGTTTCTTATCGTAATCAATATCATTAGGATAGAATTTATTTTTTAAAATTTCATACTCATTTTCAGTTGTATTTTCATCATTAGGCTTAAAATAATTATCTTCATCTTGATTATCTAAATTATCATTATTGTTGCTAGGTTTGTTTGAATTATCTTGGTCACTGTTATCATTATCTTCTTTTTTATTTTGATCATCATCTTTTTTTGGAATATCTTCTTTTTTCGTATCTTTTTCATCTGGATCTTTTTGCTCTGTCGAATCCTTTTTATCTAAAGTTTTTTTATCATCTTCAGTTTTTTTGCCCGAATCTTTATTACATGAAATTAGTATAGTGGGGGTTACAAAAACAGTTAATAAAGACATCAATTTTAGTAATTTGTGTTTCTTTTTTAAAGTCATTATTTTATTATTTTTCCTTTTTTTATTTCAATATTTAATCTAAAGTTTAATAAATTTGAATTATAAAATTATATCCCTTATTAATAGCAAACTATTAATTACTTTAAAATATATTTTAATTTGATAAAATTTTTAAATAATTGAAATTTATAGAGGTTAATTAATATGTCAAATAATAAAAGATGAAAAAATAAAAAAATAAATATCAATAATTACAAAGTACTTGAAGTACAAAAACAAAAAAAGACTTTATCTAATTCTTGAAAAATAGCATTAACCGGATTATTTTTAATAGCAATCCCTACTTTTATTTTATTTATTTTAATTGGTAAAGATGGATGAGTAATTCCTTCAACTGCGAAATTTGGTAGATGAGATACTTTATTACCTATCGCATTTGCATGAGTTATTTTCCAAAGTTCGATAGTTTGTTTATTAGTATTTAGATTTAAAGTTTATAAAGCCAATTCATTTATTTTCTTAATTCCATTTGCAATAGCTATGGCTTCATTACTAGTATCTTCTGGTGTTGAAGATTGACCATATAGAGTGCTTCCTGCTGTTGGTTTGGCATTTTTATCACTACCCGCATTATTATTAGTAAAACACATCGATAAAAAAAGAAAAGATAAAAAAATGTTGGAATATCAACAACAAGAAAGAGCAAATAAATCATTACTAGACTAATTTAAGGGTTTAGTTTTTTTATTTAAATTGAATTTTTAAAACTTAAGTAGGTATCATATGTACAAAAAAATATCATTAATCGATAAGGAAATTGCAGATATTATCAATGATGAAACAAAACGTCAAGAAGATCATATCGAATTAATAGCTTCAGAAAATTATGTTTCAGAGCAAGTTTTAAATGCTGTTGGATCATCATTAACTAATAAATATGGGGAAGGTTATCCATCTAAACGCTACTATGGCGGGTGTGAATTTATTGATAAAATTGAGACTATCGCACAAGAAAGAGCAAAAAAATTATTTAAAGTAAAATTTGCAAACGTTCAACCTTATTCAGGATCTGTTGCAAACGCTGCAATATATTTAGCATTACTTAATCCTGGCGATAGAGTTTTAGGATTATCATTAAATTC contains:
- a CDS encoding transglutaminase-like domain-containing protein, coding for MTLKKKHKLLKLMSLLTVFVTPTILISCNKDSGKKTEDDKKTLDKKDSTEQKDPDEKDTKKEDIPKKDDDQNKKEDNDNSDQDNSNKPSNNNDNLDNQDEDNYFKPNDENTTENEYEILKNKFYPNDIDYDKKPETNERRNADGLDWSKVQNYENNSVFFNETNQKKIILSKRSSKIGDDLEEIKELKELLNKLVSSNEYYAFEVSKLNFNARNMTKALLEWYRESWPDYLYVEFSLKSIYFETETADGNQDLTNINSKTYQDQFIRLKTIEKFPSTIKLDWINEGIDKENLLHFIKNGLAQISNDMSDLDKVYAIVRYVCDYFVYDDLLAFSDLQASINTRKAVCQQYGTSIALLLQLSGVHAIPKQSGDMEHQYALVYFDPAGQNNKKWHRVDGTHADDGRESAEKNKDIFIHKDTRKYTNTFVNPIIGNASSIETGYDLIRYLPWDFMFKNNEYSKVSNYDESFLPITSNTKWGEKFSRYFYSNGYWYMITNRRLDSNYNNVNFLYKVKSNSNKLQIVKAGNKILDDQDKIAPLIELNSVFHRTYDHNGILYLFYKNSNGEMVLDLIDIKGNKTIETKIKLKDIINTNEFDSIITISNIRFDMLKDVIYFDAEGIKDENYLKLPVNIDFKNSSNKKLQFFEKTNKNLVDLWRYKTFLRAKLGTYMFSKSEKMYSLKTSLRNKFKELEKEIDLAFNHIDSDNVDVYIQKLKDIEKQIEKNWWVKTLKNNLKIDQQIGSTIFIDQSHYDEYGFHIPFKTVYDFNIHNTSDNHIMYDVYYSDKPFDKDNTNKANLLLKSVLKKELKLDKSILNTSGYILIKSYYRGNEDKSFIFSNLSKIDFYTSNKFSIFFEKPNNKLFNNHNLNLSLENTNFEENYYISFSFLLKNYSLIKNKIHYRILHKDKNASTIVDKGLFDPQEYHKIQFLVDKNKYKNGSYLFELDIEFENKIYTYYSEHFLDISKKDVNDFDINKYF